From the Achromobacter xylosoxidans A8 genome, the window CGGCGCCATCGATCATGACGCCACGCCGCGCCAGTACGCGCTGGGCCTGTCCTATGACCTGGAAGTGGTGAAGCTCGCCGCCGCCTACGGCCGTACCACCGACGGCTGGTTCGTCGGCCAGGATCTGCCGGCCGGCACGCCCTTCAGCGACGAATTCGGCACCAACCGTTTCGTTGACGGCTTCAAGGCCAACTCCTACATGCTGGGCGCCACCATGCCCATGGGCGGCGCCGGCAGCCTGTTCGCATCGTGGCAGCACGTATCGCCGAACAACGACAAGCTGACCGGCGGCGACGCCAACATGAACGTCTGGAGCGTGGGCTATACCTACGACCTGTCCAAGCGCACCAATCTGTACGCCTACGGTTCGTACGGCAAGGACTACGCCTTCATCGACGGCCTGAAGAGCACGGCCGCCGGCATCGGCGTGCGCCACACGTTCTAAAGCAAAGCGGCGGAGCGGCTGCGGGGCCGCCTCCGCCTATGGCGAATCCGTCCGATTCGCAGCCTCCTGGTACCGGGCTTTTTTAATATCGCCCGCGAGCCTGACGTCATTCGCATGTACGCCTAGGAGGCTCTCATGCACAAATCGCTCCCCCATGCTCCCGCCGGCCCTGCCGCTGGCACGCTCGCGGTGTACGCCGCGCTTGCGCCCGACCATCGCCAATTGATCCGGGACACCATGACCCAGGATCTCGACGCGCTGGAACAGGCCGCCGAAAAACCCGACGCCGTCGCCACGGCCCAGATGCTGCACCGCATACAGGGCGCGCTGCTGGCCCTGCAGATGCGGGCGCCCGCCTCGCACTTCGAAGCGCTGGAAGAGGAGCTTTCGACAGGCCTGTCCGCCGCCGCCGCCGCCCGCATCCACGATCAGGCCACCGTCGTGCGGGGCCTCATGGACAGACTGCATGCGTGGCAACCCGCTGCCGTGCAATCTTCAGGAAACACGCGTCCCTCATGATCGGCTATCTTTGAAACCAGATCCTGAACGGACCATGACCCCGACCTTCCGCCCCGCGCGCGCTTCCCTTCCCAACCGGCAACGCCTGTTGCGCATCCTGGCCGCGGCCTTGCTGCCGCTGGCCCTGGCGGCCTGCAACGGCGGCGGCGACGACCATGACGACGAACCCGTCGCCGTCACGCCTCCCCCCACCGGGGAAACGCCGCCGCCCGTCGAAACCCAGCCGCCTCGCAACACTGCCTACCTCGAAGCCAAGCCGGGCGACGTGATCCAGGTCCGCATCGAGGAACTGCACCCCACCCAAGCCGCCATCGGCTACGACCAGATCTACTACAAGCTGGGCCGCTGGCAAGGCGACTTCGAGCGCCCGACCTGGACCGACAAGCCGGTGCAGCAGCTGGACTACCTCAACCGCACGGTAGGCAAGAAGTTCGACGACTACTGCGAAGACATGGGCGGCGCCGAGCGCGCGCAGGAATTCCAGAGCATCGCCGAGGCGCGCGCCGCCCGCCTGGACCAGCCCGCCACCTACGCCTGCAAGAACGCCCCCGGCACCAATGCGGCCAACCTCAAGACCGTGGTGGTCGGCTGGGACGGCAATCTGTATCTGACCGACGGCCACCATACCTTCTCGTCGCTGCGCGAGATCGCCGATGGCGGCCCCAAGCTGCCGGTCTGGGTCAAGGTGGACGCCAACTACAGCAGCCTGCCCAACGCCGCCGCCTTCTGGCAGCGCATGGTCGACGAACGCCGCGCCTGGCTGCGCGACGGCCAGAACCAGCCCATCACCGTGGATCAGCTGCCCGCCCGCCTGGGCCTGGCCAGCGCCCAGGAGGCCGGCGGCATGCAGGAGGACCGCTACCGCTCGCTGGTGTACTTCACCCGCGACGTCGCCTACAGCAACGGCAACCTGCCGGAGTTCGCCGAGTTCCTGTGGGGCGACTGGCTGCGCCGCCAGGCCGCCGGCGGCCAACTGCCCGGCCTGGACCAGTACAAGATGATGGCGCCCGCCGCCCCCGCACAGATCCTCGCCGTCAGCACGCTGAACAAGAGCCTGGCGCCTGCCGGCGCGAGCGACAGCTATGCTGCCGCAGTGCGCGACGCCTCCCTGAAGATGGCGGCGCTCAAGGACGGCGACATCGTCTTCGACGACCGCGACGCCGCCGGCCTGGGGCGCATCGTCCTGGTGGCCGACGCTGCCAGCGGCTCGCCCACCAAGAAGGCGCGCGACACCCTGGAGGAACTGCCGCGCAACGATGCCAAGGCCGACGGCAGCCCGCGGGGCGCGGGCAAGCTGTGGTTCGCCGTGAACTACCGCAACTGCGGCAAGCCCGCGGCCGGCACCTGCTGGGGCTGGTAGGCCGCGGCGCCAGTCAGCCGGCGCTAGGCATCGATCTGCATGGCGGGCCGGGCCTGGACCCGGCCCAGCCATGCCTGCACATGCGGGTGCAAAGCCACCCTGGCGCCCAGATAGGCGCTATAGCCGACCACCGAACCCACCACCAGGTCGGCCAGCGAGTAGGCCGCGCCCAACATCCAGGGCTGCTGCGACAGATGGCCGTCCAACACGGCCAGCAATGCATCCACGTCGTCCAGCACGCGTTCCGCTTCGGCGCCGCCGGGCGCGCCCTCGGCCTGCGTGGCGAGAAACAGGCGCATCACCGCCGCACCGTAGCTGACATAGGACCAGGCGCACCACGACATCGCCAGCAGGCGTTCGGGCGTGCCGGCGGCAGGCCACAGGCCGCGCTCCACGCCGTAGCGCTCGCCCAGCCACAGTTGTATCGCCAGGGTCTCGAACAAGGGCGCGCCGTCCACCGTCAGGGTGGGAACCTTGCCGTTGGGGTTCAGGGCCAGGAATTCGGGGCGGCGCTGCTCGCCCGTCCTGATGTCCACCTTGACGCGTTCGTGCGGCACGGCCAGTTCGGCAAGCGCGCAGGCCACCGGGGTCGCGCTGGACATGGGGTGCCAATAGAAGACGATAGACATGGGCAAATCTCCAATTCAATCAAGGGATGAGCGTCGCGGCCCCTGCCGCTGACTACGGGAGCCACTGTAAAACCCATTGAGGACAGATTCCGCCCTCAATACGCGTTATCGTGCCTCCATGCTTACTTCCAGCAACCGCCTTCTGCGCCTGTTGTCGCTGCTGCAAACCCGCCGCCACTGGGCCGGGACCGACTTGGCCGCGACCCTTGTCATCCATCCCCGCACACTGCGGCGCGACATCGACAAGCTGCGCGAGCTCGGTTATCCCATCCATGCCAGCAGCGGCGTGGCAGGCGGCTATGCCTTCCGCGCAGGGCAAGCCCTCCCTCCCCTGCTTTTGGACGACGATGAAGCCCTGGCCGTGGCGCTCACCCTGCGCACCGCGGCCACCGGCACGGTGGGCGGCATAGAGGAAACCGCGCTGCGGGCCCTGGTGAAGCTGGAGCAGGCCATGCCGCAGCGCCTGCGCCGCCGGGTCGACGCCCTGCGCTCGGCCATCGTGCCCATACCGCGCGATGGCACCACCGTCGACGCCACCCTGCTCGCCACGCTGGCGGCCGCCTGCCGCGACCAGTTGCGGCTCGGCTTCGACTACGCGGACGGCAGGGGCCAAGCCAGCACCCGGCTGGTCGAACCGCAAGGGCTGGCGCATACGGGGTATCGCTGGTATCTGGTGGCCTGGGACCCTGCGCGCGACGACTGGCGCACCTTCC encodes:
- a CDS encoding ParB/Srx family N-terminal domain-containing protein — translated: MTPTFRPARASLPNRQRLLRILAAALLPLALAACNGGGDDHDDEPVAVTPPPTGETPPPVETQPPRNTAYLEAKPGDVIQVRIEELHPTQAAIGYDQIYYKLGRWQGDFERPTWTDKPVQQLDYLNRTVGKKFDDYCEDMGGAERAQEFQSIAEARAARLDQPATYACKNAPGTNAANLKTVVVGWDGNLYLTDGHHTFSSLREIADGGPKLPVWVKVDANYSSLPNAAAFWQRMVDERRAWLRDGQNQPITVDQLPARLGLASAQEAGGMQEDRYRSLVYFTRDVAYSNGNLPEFAEFLWGDWLRRQAAGGQLPGLDQYKMMAPAAPAQILAVSTLNKSLAPAGASDSYAAAVRDASLKMAALKDGDIVFDDRDAAGLGRIVLVADAASGSPTKKARDTLEELPRNDAKADGSPRGAGKLWFAVNYRNCGKPAAGTCWGW
- a CDS encoding glutathione S-transferase family protein, whose protein sequence is MSIVFYWHPMSSATPVACALAELAVPHERVKVDIRTGEQRRPEFLALNPNGKVPTLTVDGAPLFETLAIQLWLGERYGVERGLWPAAGTPERLLAMSWCAWSYVSYGAAVMRLFLATQAEGAPGGAEAERVLDDVDALLAVLDGHLSQQPWMLGAAYSLADLVVGSVVGYSAYLGARVALHPHVQAWLGRVQARPAMQIDA
- a CDS encoding helix-turn-helix transcriptional regulator → MLTSSNRLLRLLSLLQTRRHWAGTDLAATLVIHPRTLRRDIDKLRELGYPIHASSGVAGGYAFRAGQALPPLLLDDDEALAVALTLRTAATGTVGGIEETALRALVKLEQAMPQRLRRRVDALRSAIVPIPRDGTTVDATLLATLAAACRDQLRLGFDYADGRGQASTRLVEPQGLAHTGYRWYLVAWDPARDDWRTFRIDRIAGAPQVGAHFAPRPPPEGGDLRAYVSRSVKMTPHPEPARVVLHAPRAVMAARIPPGAGQIEPLDETRCLLLCAVPSLDALVYWLMALDVEFEVLAPAALRDRLRLAAGRLARALEKMPAPEAGG